A single Stutzerimonas stutzeri DNA region contains:
- a CDS encoding peroxiredoxin produces MSIRLGDIAPDFEQDSSEGRIRFHEWLGDSWGVLFSHPADFTPVCTTELGFTAKLKDEFAKRDVKAIALSVDPVDSHVKWIDDINETQNTRVNFPILADGDRKVSELYDLIHPNANDTLTVRSLFVIDPNKKVRLTITYPASTGRNFNEILRVIDSLQLTDNHKVATPANWQDGDEVVIVPSLKDEEELKQRFPKGYRAVKPYLRLTPQPNRG; encoded by the coding sequence ATGAGTATCCGTCTCGGCGACATCGCACCCGACTTCGAGCAGGACTCCAGCGAAGGGCGCATCCGTTTTCATGAATGGCTCGGCGACAGCTGGGGCGTGTTGTTTTCCCATCCCGCTGATTTCACGCCGGTCTGCACCACCGAGCTGGGCTTCACCGCCAAGCTGAAGGACGAGTTCGCCAAGCGCGACGTCAAGGCCATTGCGCTGTCGGTGGACCCTGTCGATTCGCACGTGAAGTGGATCGATGACATCAACGAGACCCAGAACACCCGGGTCAACTTCCCGATCCTGGCTGACGGCGATCGCAAGGTGTCCGAGCTGTACGACCTGATCCACCCCAACGCCAATGACACCCTGACGGTGCGCTCATTGTTCGTCATCGATCCGAACAAGAAGGTACGCCTGACCATTACCTACCCGGCGAGCACGGGGCGGAATTTCAACGAGATCCTGCGCGTGATCGATTCGCTGCAACTGACCGACAACCATAAGGTCGCGACCCCGGCCAACTGGCAGGACGGCGACGAAGTGGTCATCGTGCCCTCGCTCAAGGACGAGGAGGAGCTCAAGCAACGCTTCCCCAAGGGCTATCGCGCGGTGAAACCCTATTTGCGCCTCACCCCGCAGCCCAATCGCGGATAG